A stretch of DNA from Candidatus Hydrogenedentota bacterium:
CGGCGCACTCGCCGCTGACCCCCGGCCCGATAATCTCGCTGAGGCCGTAATTGTTGAAGGCCAGAAGCCCCAATTCCCGCTCGATTTCACGGCGCATGTCCTCGGTCCACATCTCGCCGCCGAAATGGGCGTACTTAAGGCTGAGCTCATGCGGGTCGAGGTCCATGGAGCGGCAGACCTCGGCGATGTTCAGGGCGTAGCTGGGGGTGCAGATGAGCGCGTCCGGCTGCAAGTCGCGCATTAGCATGATCTGCCGGGTGGTGTTGCCCGAGGCGGCGGGGATGATGGCCGCGCCGACCTTCTCGATGCCGTAATGGAGGCCGAAGCCGCCGGTGAAGAGCCCGTAGCCGAAGGAGACCTGCACGGTGTGCTCCGGACGCAGGCCGCCCGCCACGAGAAACCGGGCGCAGAGGCCGGCCCAGATGTCGAGGTCTTTTTTAGTGTACCCCACGAAAGTGGGCATGCCGGTGGTGCCGGAGGAGCCGTGAATTCTGGCCAGTTCCGCGCGGGGCACGGCGCAGAGGCCCAGGGGGTAATTGTCCCGCATGTCGGACTTCCCGGTGAAGGGCAGCCGCCGGAGGTCGTCCAGGGACTTGATGGAGTCCGGCGTGATGCCGTTTTTCTTGAAGGTCTCCGCGTAAAAGGGGACCCTGGCCGCACGTGCCACGGTCTCGCGGAGGCGCCGGAGCTGGAGTTCGGCGAGTTCCCTGCGGGGCAGCACCTCGTCCGGGTCGAAGATGCGGTTTTCAACGAGAAATTCGCTCATGACAGGCTCTTTCCGTTCAAAGTAAGGGGCGGCCCCAAAGGCCGCCCCGTCGGTGTTTGCCGGTATTTCAGGACTGGGACCGGTCGTACAGCTCCACACTGTCTATGACATTGATGCCCCGCTCCTGGAGC
This window harbors:
- a CDS encoding phenylacetate--CoA ligase — translated: MSEFLVENRIFDPDEVLPRRELAELQLRRLRETVARAARVPFYAETFKKNGITPDSIKSLDDLRRLPFTGKSDMRDNYPLGLCAVPRAELARIHGSSGTTGMPTFVGYTKKDLDIWAGLCARFLVAGGLRPEHTVQVSFGYGLFTGGFGLHYGIEKVGAAIIPAASGNTTRQIMLMRDLQPDALICTPSYALNIAEVCRSMDLDPHELSLKYAHFGGEMWTEDMRREIERELGLLAFNNYGLSEIIGPGVSGECAVREGMHLQEDHFLVECLDPETLEPVEDYAYGELVITALTREAMPMLRYRTRDIAALDPCPCPCGRTGRRMSRVMGRTDDMLIIRGVNVFPSQIEEALLAVEGTAPHYLIEINRPAHLDEVTVKVEVEPRFFSDKMSEMQALRERIDRKIQAYTGIHAHVELVAPKTIERSAGKAVRVVDNRGAKA